From the genome of Zalophus californianus isolate mZalCal1 chromosome 5, mZalCal1.pri.v2, whole genome shotgun sequence:
TCCCAAAGCAGTACCCTGTGTCCCTCCAGCCCGTTGGCTGGGGCAGCCCGTGTGCATGCTATCCTACGGGACTTGGGCCTGAGCGTGGGGGCCTCGGACGCTGAGCTGGTGCAGTACGTGTGTGCAGCTGTGTTCACTCGGGCTGCCCGGCTCTGTGCCGCTGCCCTGGCGGCTGTTCTTGCCCGCCTCCAGCACAGCCGGGAGCAGCAGGTGCTTCAGATCGCTGTGGCCACCGGAGGCCGAGTGTTCGAGCGACACCCCAGGTACTGGAGATACACACAGCCCTGCGTGAGCAGGTAGCAGGAACATGTGGGTTTTCCATAAAGACCCAGAGGGCACTCTGGTACCATGTGTGCAAGGCAGTGGCCAAGAGTGGCACCCAAGCAGGGTAAGGTCAGATGGGGACAAGAGAGGCCAGAAGaagtcagaagagagaaaagatgctTCTCTTTGGGTGTGTAAGGCAGGGGGACTCTTGGGGCACTGGGAGCACTGCAGACACTGGGCATAAGGTTGGTGTACAGCTGGATTTAGAACTGAAGGGATTTGAAGTGATGGGGCCCAGGGCTTCAGCAAGCCCTGGGGTTCAGGCTCAGGTTCAAGCCAGGTATGCCTGCCTTGTGTCTGTGTAGTTTCCTCAGCATCCTGCAGGAGACCGTGATGCTCCTGGCCCCCGAATGTGATGTCTCCTTCATTCCCTCTGTGGATGGGGGTGGCCAGGGCGTGGCAATGGTGACTGCTGTGGCCGCCCGCCTGGCTGCTCACCGCCGCCTGCTGGAAGAGACCCTGGCGCCTTTCCGGCTGGACCATGAGCAGCTGGCAGCGGTGCGGGCACAGATGCGGGAGGCCATGGTCAAGGGGCTCCGAGGGGAGGCCTCATCCCTCCGCATGCTGCCCACTTATGTCCGGGCCACACCTGATGGCACTGGTGAGGACCCAGCCTGAGCGTGGGGCTGGGATATGGGTTCCTGGAGGTCACAGAATGTGCTTTGTCCTGACACTGAGGATCTCTGTCCCACAGAACGCGGGGACTTCCTGGCCCTGGACTTGGGGGGCACCAACTTCCGGGTCCTCTTGGTGCGTGTGACAGCAGGAGGTGTGAAGATCACCAGCCAGGTCTACTCCATCCCGGAGTATGTGGCCCAGGGCTCTGGACAGCAGGTACCAAGAGCTTGGACCTGATGTCAGGGGCGGGGGGGAAGTACCAGGGCTGGGGCCACCCCCTGACTTGCCCTACACCTCAGCTCTTCGACCACATCGTGGACTGCATTGTGGACTTCCAGCAGAAGCAGGGCCTGAGTGGGCAGAGCCTCCCGCTGGGTTTCACCTTCTCCTTCCCATGCAGGCAGCTTGGCCTCGaccaggtgagggagggagggccaggagaAACCATCCCCAAGGACTTTCCACCCTCATACCCTTCAGGGaatgggcaggaggctggggagagggctTCAAGTATcctgggctggggatgggggtgggcagaagcACTGCTGGGCTGAGCCAGCAACCTCGCCTCGGTTTCACTGGACATGGTGTGTGCAGGTGGAGAGGGTGTGGTAAAGTGGCCTGGAATCCAGGGCTGAAAAGAGGCCTGGGATGGAAAAGATTATGGATACTCCTGAGGGCTGCCAATGGGCAGGAAAGTGGAGCCAGGTTAGGTCTGGGCACTTGGGAGCAGTGCCCAGATCAGGGCTGATGAAGGAGCACATTGACTGTCCACTTCACAGTACACCACGAAGCCCTGGTGTACTGATCTAGGGGACCTGCGGGGAACAGCATTAGTTCCTATTTCTCAAAAGGGCTTATGGTTGCCCAGTTCCTTTGCCCTGTGTCCGCTTCCCGaacttgctgtgtctctctcaggcTTGGCTTGGTGTTGGTGCCGTGACTGGaaaggcagagcagcaggcacaGATCTAGACACAGCACGCACTAAGCATATACCTCTGCATGTTCTTCGACAGTGCACACTTAGACTTCTCAGTGTACACACCTGAGGCCTGTTATGGAGACGGATCCTCCCATACTCTGGTCCAAGCTCCCAGCAGTCTCCTCCTCAATACCCCCAACTTCTGCCAAAAAGCCTCCTGTGAGGAGGAGCTTGCTGCCCCTCAAGTTGTCCACTGTGCTCTTCCTGAAAAGCTCTGCCTTCTCTACTCCACCCAGTCTTTGTGCAGTTTTCAGCTCTGCTCCAGCTCTGACCTCTCTCAGACACATGCTTCTGTACTTGGCTTTCTTTTACACAGTGGCCCGTTGGAATCAAGCATTCAGCAGTGTCTCTCTGCTGGTCCGCTCCACTCTAGACTAAACATGCCGGCACCATTTGATTATTCCTTGTAAGGTGTGAAAAGCAGGTGGGACTCAGTATGCAAAATCAGGTGTGCAAGAAGAAACGCGGTCCTATTCATTTTCTAGAACTGAGCTTAATTTCTGTGTTGAGCCCACattcttttggggggggtgatAACTTAATCAATTTTGGGACCTCTTTCCCCAGGCAGGGGGCCCCTTTCAGCTGCACAGCATCCTTTGCTGTGTATGGGCAGACACTCAGGGAAGCCAGGAGATGTCCAGGCCCCAGCTGTGTGGACTCTACTTACTCTCTTGGTTCTTGACACCTCCCTTGACAACTCACCTTCCCCTCCATGGGGAAGGAGGACAGAGACTACTCTGCTAGTCAGATCACTCAAAtctcttctgtcttttccctTCGCACAGGAGCATGGCCCAGGTAGAGGCATAGGACACCTTTCTCAGGAAACTCCAAAACCTGGCTCTTAGGTCCCCCCCAGCTCCCCTTCCCCAGACCAGGGGTCTTTCTTATGTCTGGAAGCAGGGAAATACTGCCACTACTTATGATCTGGGTCCCCCACATTAGCCCTCCTTCTCAATTGCCCTCGCACTCTCTGGTTTCTGTGTTTGAGACTATGAGCATTGAGTACTCTGGCTGTATTACATAGGAAAAGGGATAAAAGGAAATATTGTTGGGGGAAGCGTCAGTTCATATCTCTAAAATCTTCTGCCccaaagattttcctttttttttttttttttaaagatttatttattctagagagagtgcagtggggaggggcagaggaacagggaaagagagaatctcaagcagactccctgctgagcatggagccaagaccagggatcccatgaccctgagatcatgacctgagatgaagtcaagagttggacactcaactgactgagccaccaaggcgcccccccAAAGATTTTCACACCTGCTCTGCAGGCTCCTACTTTGGGCAGAGCTGTCATTTTCTAACAGCAGGAGAATAACTTCCCCTGCCTGCTCCCTCAGAGGAAGCACACTTAGAAAAAATAGTCCTAGACTGTCAAGCCCATCACTAACTTCACAATTTAAGGTCAGCTTCTCACAATAAAGGCCTATCTGTCTTGTCTCCTCCCATCCTGCCTAGGTGTTCTGGGTTCTGGCTTTTCGTTTCGTCCTTCACTCATATCTGGAACACACAAGTGAATCTCCTGTTGACACGGCTCTGTCCCTaatcctcagtttccttcctctcAATTGACACTTGCTAGTTCTTTCTAAAAGAGCAGAATTTTCTGTCATTTGGACCTCTGAGccttctctgtcctccccctTCTCATACATAGCACTCATTTTACCAGCTCTGTTCATTCCTAACCCAATTATGAAGGGCCATTCCTTCTGGGCAACCGTCTTAAAACGCCCAGACTCTCAGACCATCTGAGCATTCTGGCACTAATAATAGAAGACACAGGTCGGATGGTTATTAATAGGTTTCTTTACACTAGAAGGCTCCTGGGGAGTtaggagggggcagagggcaaggcCCTCAACCATGTGGCAGAGTAGGCATGGAATCCTGCTTGGTCAGGGGGGATAGCATATGCTTCTGATGGGATACAGGCtttggggagggagagtgagattCCAAGGGGCCTTAATCTTCCTGCCCCACCTTTGTCCCCCCAGGGCATCCTCCTAAACTGGACAAAGGGTTTCAATGCATCAGACTGTGAGGGCCAAGACGTTGTGTGTCTGTTGCGGGAAGCCATCGGGCGAAGACAGGTGAGGAGTCTGCCTTCAGGGGTGCTTTGGGGCTGTGGCAGGACTTGAAGGGAGCAAAGGGTCTCCTGCTTCCTGACCTGGGGGGAGGGTGGAGTGGGTGGCTCTCTGCAGTAGAGACCTCTGGGTCCTGGCTGGTTGCCGTGACAACTGTGTTGCCCAGCAACTAGCAGCATCCTTTTGTGTGTAGGCAGTGGAGCTGAATGTGGTTGCCATTGTCAATGACACGGTGGGGACCATGATGTCCTGTGGCTATGAGGATCCCCGTTGTGAGGTCGGCCTCATTGTTGGTGAGGAGGCCCTGCTCTTTTGTGTTCCTACTGCCTGATGTTAATTCATTGCCTCCTGTTGGTTCCTCAGGTTGGACGTTCCTCTGGCCTTGGGGATATGGCACCATTCCCGCCTGACTCAGCTAGGCCCTGCAACACTCATTTGGGCTGGATGTCTGAACTTTGCTCAGCTTAGCTACTGATTCATAGTCATTtaagctttctgagcctcagtttgccctTCTGTTAAATGAATCTGAGCTTTGGAGTCATACAGATTTGGGTGGAAATACTAGCTCTGCCATTTCCATCTGTATGACCTTGGCCAAATcaccagagcctcagtttccttctaaGACAGAGATAATAGTAATGCCTATCTCAAGGATGGTGAGGGTGAGAGGAGAGGAAACAAAGCGTGGCACAGTGCTTGGCCCATGGTACACACTCAGTGCTTAGAACTGGGTAGAGGCCGGTGGTGGAGGACAGAGAATGAGCTGTGAGGGTCCTTTAGGTAGCCCAAGTTCTGAAGTCTTTATTAAGTGTTTCTCCTCTGGCCAGATAGGGGCTGGATGAAGGGGCAGGAAGACTATACATAAAGATGGGGGAAATACCTATCTTCTCAAAACCCACCATTTGGTGGGAATCAGGCCCAGGACAGCATGTGGCAGTCAGAGAGAGCTGATTCTGACTGTACACAACAGGGTGACAAGGCCAAGATCAGAAAGGAAGTGGTCCTAACATGAGTGGGACTTGAAAAGAGTGTCTAAGTGGGGGAAGAGGACTCCCATAGGCCTTTGGGCATCAGTCCCCTAGGGCAGGAGCTAAGTGATAGCTTCCTTTTGAAACTGGGAGCTTCTTGAACATAGAGCCTAGAGTGGGGAAGTGCTCAGGAGAGGTATGCCTAGATTGTTTTATGAATAAACTAGTCAGAGGAAATCCAGGTGGGGCTGACAAGGAGACCATCTGCCTAGAGCTGACCATGtgttggggagaggaaggggataTCTTTACCCAGAATGTGCTTTCTGCCTAGAATGCCtttctttctgtgcttcctgGCTTCAAAGTCAAATCCAAATGTCATTTCCTCTCTGTAGCTTTTCCTGGCCCTCTAGGCGGGAAGACTCAGCTGTGCTCAAGGTTCCCATGATGCTCTTTTTTGCACTTCTATTTGGGTACATACAGGCAATATCAGAGTTAGCTGCTTATTGCCCACTCCCTGGCCACTGTGGGGCTCCTCATGTCTGATTCTTGTCTatgtccccagctcctggcccagAACCTGCTAGTTTGACTAAAGATCTGGAAAGCTAGTCCAGGGAGCTTGGGCCTCTCCACTGCAGACGGCAGAGGGGCTCTCACACATCTGCCAGGGGTGCTCTGGCATAGAATGGAAGACACAATGGTGCTGGTGCTGGGAGGGAAAGTGGTGGGGGCCCAGATGGGTCGATGCTGCCAGGGTCTGCAGAAGGAGTGTCAGGAGTGAAGGCAGACCAGGACATAGGAAAGGTTGTGAGTGTGGGGAAATGGAGAGGTAAGAAATGAGCCCAAATTTTACCATCTCAGTTTGGGAAGGGCACAGAGGGGTCTTATCTATGTCAGTGAATGATTTCCATCTCTGTAGGAACCGGCACCAATGCCTGCTACATGGAGGAGCTTCAGAATGTGGCAGCTGTGCCTGGGGACTCAGGCCACATGTGCATAAATATGGAGTGGGGTGCCTTTGGGGATGATGGCTCTCTGGACTTGCTTAGAACCTGCTTTGATGCAAATGTGGACCAGGCATCCATCAACCCCGGCAAGCAGAGGTATGGGTAGGTCTGGGCAGGGGCAGCTGGTGGTGGCTGGCACTGGTTAGGGTAGCAGGTAGGGTCTCCTGATCTTTGTGTTTCATGCAGCTTTGAGAAGATGATCAGTGGCATGTACCTGGGGGAGATCGTCCGCCATATTCTCTTGCATTTGACCAGCCTTGGAGTTCTCTTCCGGGGCCAGCCGACCCAGCGACTTCAGACCAGGGACATCTTCAAGACCAAGTTTCTCTCTGAGATTGAAAGGTGCCTAAGGCCTACATTGCCTCCTTCCACCTCCCAAAATAATCTGTCTATTCACTTTGGGTAAAATGCTGGTTGGTGAGAGGCCCATTCCAGAGGATGGAGAACTCATGGGGTGGGAAAGCTAATGCAGGACCCTGGCTCTCTGTGCTCTATTCCTTCCTGTCCCCAGTGACAGCCTGGCTCTGAGGCAGGTCCGAGCCATCCTGGAGGATCTGGGGCTGTCCCTGACCTCAGATGACGCCCTGATGGTCCTGGAGGTGTGCCAGGCTGTGTCCCAGCGGGCTGCTCAGCTCTGCGGGGCTGGTGTGGCAGCTGTGGTGGAGAAGATCCGTGAGAACCGGGGCCTAGAAGAGCTGACTGTGTCCGTAGGGGTGGATGGGACCCTCTACAAGCTGCACCCCCAGTGAGTCTGGGTGTTGGGATGGGCAGGGAGGAATGGCCCGGTGGGATCTGGTTGGCCTGGGCTCACCTCAGCAACCCCTCCCCACAGCTTTTCCAGCCTGGTGGCAGCCACAGTGAGGGAGCTGGCCCCTCGCTGTGTGGTCACCTTCCTGCAGTCGGAAGATGGATCCGGCAAAGGTGCAGCCCTGGTCACTGCGGTTGCCTGCCGCCTTGCCCAGATGGCCCATGTTTGAAGAAGTCTCCAGGAACTACCCTTGCTGAACCAGGGCCCAGACCCCACCTGTCCCCAGCCATGCATGACTCCCAGAATAGCCCAAGTGTGGCCCTTCTGCGGCCACTAGCCTTGACCTCTGGCTTTCCCAGAGAGAAGTAGCACTCAGgttagcaatatatatatataatttatttacattcaCGTCCGCTAAAATCCCTACGCGCCCCGGCGGCCGGGCAAGGCTGTGTACATAAGGCCAAGTGTAAGTGCGCGAATGCACTTAAGACAGAGTCAGGGCACGAGCTTCACACAACAGGCCCCGCGTGGGGGAACCGGCCAGCCCCAGGAACGGGCACACCACGGCACGCACACTTGCCATTGTCCAGCCCGGGACTCCCATTGCATATTCACATGCCCTGTTGGGCAGGGCTCCTCCAGGCTGGGGGCAAGGGGAGGATCAGGGAGGAGCCGTTGGGTGTCCCTGGGTGGGTGGGAGAAGGGCAGCATGTGAGAGGCAGATGTGGACTGACACTGGGTATGAGAGACGTGAGTGGCCTCCGGGTGTTCAGcatgagatgtgtgtgtgtgtgtgtgtgtgtgtgtgtgtgtgtgtgtgtgtgtgtgtgtgtgtgtgtgtgtgtgtgtgtgtgtgtgtgtgtgtgtgtgtgtgtgtgtgtgtgtgtgtgtggtggggggggcggagtTTGTGAGATGAGCACACGAGACATGCATGGGCACGTGCCCGTGTGGTGGTCGTGTGCCTGAATCCAGGGGCCACCCCTTGTCCAGCCAGGCCCCTCAGATGTGCCCCTACCTGGCAGGCACAGAAATGTTTGCATAAGGCCCAGCTCGGGCAGGAGCTCTGGGGGCCATGTCCCAAGCCcagtgtgtgcgtgcatgccCGTGTGCATGCGGCCTCCTGGccgggggcaggaggagaggtagcatcacacgcacatacacacacacagatgggcTGGGCCTGGCTTGGGCTCTAGGCACTGtccacccagggccccagaggCTGGGGCAAGGTCAGAGCAGGTGGCAGTGCCAGCCTGGCCAGGCAGGCCTCAGTGGGGCAGAAGTGTGGGCAGGGTCTGAAGGGCCAGTGTTAAGGGACAGTGTGTACCAGGAGGGGGCCTGTCCACACAGCTCCCCGAGTGTGCGGGAAGGGCCCCATCTGGCTTCTGCCCGTCCCTGGTGGGTGCCAAAGCTGGTGAGAGTGTAGGCGTTGTAGGCCTGGCCGGCCTCAGCACTCCGCCTCTGACACCGTGAAGAGGCCAGCGTCTGGCTGGCCCAGTCCGGCTACTGCTGCAGCCAGCTGGCTGAGGTTGCCATTGGGGAAGTGCCGCGCCTCCCACAGGTTGAGAATCATGGCTGTGGGGCTGGGCTTGGAGGCAAAGAAGCTGAGATGGCTGTggaagggaggggacaggagcCAGTCAGCAGCCCTGCCTCACCCCAGGCTGCACCCTTCTGCCTCTCAGTGCACCCAAGGGCAGGACCTCCCCTTGGCCAAGTGCACCAGACACCCTGGCTGCTGGTGGGTGGGGTGCAAGCCCCATCGAGCTTCCTATCCACCCCACCCATCCTCCCCCACCGGGACGGACTGTAGCAGGCCTttgcagcccctccctgcccatctcccacccacctgtCCAGGTGGAGTTTCTGGGCCAGAGTCCGCCAGTCGGCACCCCGGCTACAGGGCGGGTCGAGGCTGGTAATGATCTTCTGCCGAATGAGGAAGGGGATCTTGAAGGCACTGGGGCCCACTAGGGCTGGGACCCCCCCTTCACTCTCCAGAGCCAGCAGCTCAGCAAATCTTGTGTcctggaggtgggggcgggggaagggaagTGCCTGTTAGAACTTTTATGGCCCAGGTCCACTGCCACCTCCTGCTGGGGGAGCACCCAAACCACCTCAGAGCATGGGGGGAGCATGGGCACTATTTCCTGGGCACCCCTGGTATGCCAGAACCCTGTTCACTAGAGCTTAGAAGGTCTCAAGGCTCAGAGGTATGgtgacctgcccaaagtcacacagccagtgagcaGAGGAGCTGTCTAACCTCATTCTCCTCCTCTCTCGCCATCACCCCTCCCCAAGTCGCCCCTACTGACCACTCTGAACTCACTGTGCTCCTCTTTGTCCTCCCCACTCAGTTCCCACTGCCAGAAGCCCCCTTTCCCTCATTACTGTCTGTCTCTTACTCAGCCTTCAAGGCATTGTgcagagttcctcctcctagaaACTCCAGGGCCCCCAGGCTCTGTCTCTCCCACCTGCTGCTCTCACATCCTCTTCAATCTCCACCCCGTCAGATTGCGATTGCATCTGTCTGCATCTGTCTGTTTGCATCTGCACCTCTCTCCACGGAGACTTGGAGGAAGCTGCTAAGCAGTTTCTAGGAGGAGGTGGGCTTGGTGGCAGGATAGGCCCAGTGTGTGCTGGGTAGGAGGGAGGCACATTTCTGCAGTGCTGATGACCCCTTCTGCCCACCTTGGTGATGTTGAAGTTGATATTGAAGCTCTGCCCATCGCCTTCCACCTGCCACACCCACACCTTGCAGGCCAGGTCACTGGTGCTGGGGCTGACGCGCTCCAAGGTGAAGGTGCAGTGCAAGAACTGCTGCGTGCCATTCCAGATATGATAAAAGGGGATCTCCTGAGGGGGTTGGGCAGAGAGGCTCTGTCAGGTGTGCCTGGCCTTGGCTGTGCCCACTCCAGGCACCCTGAGCACCCTCACCTGGTAGCTGACGAGGAGCTTGCTCTTCCACAGGGAGCTGGGCACATCGTGGATGGACAAGCGCAGGTTGTGGTAACTGTCCTTGAAGTGCAGGACTCGAGGCTCCTGGATCAGCTGTCCCCCCAGCTGCTTCTCCAGCTGTACCACCTCCTGCAGCACAGCCCAGGTGGCCAGCTGAGCCTGGGGCCTGGAGCCCCCTTCCCCACGGCCGCCCcctcccagaaggaaaggggTGGTCAGCCCTCAGTGCCAGTGGTGGTGCGGCCTCCccgtggcgggggcgggggtggggggggtgcgcaGCGGTACCTTGAGTGCGTCGTGGGTGTCGTGTAGGCAGTAGACTCGGATGTTGTACTCGAGGGAGGTGCAGGCCACGGGGGCAAACAGAAGCAGCTTGAGGCGCTTGGTTGCGGTCACGCTGAGGGCTTCTCCCACCAGGGCAAAGCGGCCCAGCTGCTCAGTGAAGACATAGCAGGCGCCGGCCTCCAGCTGGCAGTAGTAGAGGTGGCACGGGGCCTCCTCGCCCAGGTGCAGCACATCCTGCGGGCAACGGCCTGATGGGTCAGCTCTGAGGAGCAGCCCAGCCTGCGGACAGGGTGGCTCCGGGGCCAGGTGGGAAGCCTCGGCTCCACTCGGAACCCCTCTGTGCTCAGGTGGGTGGGCTCAGGGCCATTCCTGCTCACCTCCCAGCTGCCCTCACATGACTGCTTTTTGAGGCGCAGGCTCCAGCTCTCCGGGCAGGGCTCCCCACAGTGGTCCATGACGAGAATGACCGGCCGGGTGAGCAGGACTCCAGGGGGCCCGCAGCTAACGATGGGACTCAGCAGGGTCTGACAGCCGGCTAGGGGCAACCTCAAGTGGGGAAAtatgggtggggagggaaaggcgTCAGTGGGCTGTCCTGAGAGTCggctggggcagggcagtggCACCCCACGGTTGGGGCCTCAGGGCTGGGTGCAGCTTATGGGCAGTTCTTCCCTGCCCTCCTTAGGGCTGTGCCAGACCAAGTCTGACAGTGGATGGGTAGGGAGTGTCATGGTGACTAAAGGCAGAGGGCAGGACCCGCCCAGCCCCAGCAACAGGGCCCGCGCCCACACCTCACGTCCTCTGGCTTGTGCAGCGTGAGGTAGATCTCGTAGATCTTTCCTCGGGGTATGGCATCTGGGGGGATGAGGAGGCTGATCCCTGTGACAAagtgggaggagggctggggtttACCAGGGCTGCAAAGACACCAAACACCCAGGAGCCTCCCTCTGAGGACTGAGCAGTGCCAGCCTGGACTAGGGGACAGAGGTGCCATAGGGACTGCCAGGCTGTCCATCTACCCACATGAAACAGAGTCCTAGTGACCCCAAGAGAGGCTAAGGAAACTCAGGTGGGAAAAGCATGCCTAGTTATCCTCAGCATAGAAAACTCTGGAACAAAAGGTGCCAGGTATGCTGTACCTAGCTGACCTATCACCCAAAAGGCACTGGGTGGGGCCAGGGCACACCCTGCTTCAAACCTTCCCTGCCTCCAGCATAAGGTCCAGCTCCCTGGCCTGGCACTTAAGGCCCTTCACCTCTGGCCCCAACTGCCTTTCCAGTAGCTTCCTCAGCCCCTCTCTTGAGCACACCCCTGCCTGAGTGCCCTGCCCCCCCTGCTCTGCTCAAGCTTTCCTCCTCCCCATTGGCCCTGGCCATCTTTGGGGATAGCCATTCTCAGCCACCATGACTTTGCTCCTCGTTTGGTAGTGGCCCCTGCAAGTAGGGCCGGCCTTTAACAACCTTGCTGGCTTTGGTAGCCCTCCCTGGTTTGGGAGCCATTGCACACAT
Proteins encoded in this window:
- the HK3 gene encoding hexokinase-3, whose product is MPHTEREELTPEESDQLLLLPGGYPPLWNHMDSIGSVGLRQREGAPGCSQEGLPCPSDSSELVLECLQQFKVTKTQLRQIQASLLGSMEQALGGQTSPASAVRMLPTYVGSTPHGTEQGDFVVLELGATGASLRVLWVTLVGIEGHRMEPRSQEFVIPPEVMLGPGQQLFDFAAHCLSEFLDALPVDKEGLQLGFSFSFPCHQTGLDRSTLISWTKGFRCSGVEGHDVVQLLRDAIKRQGAYSIDVVAVVNDTVGTMMGCEPGVGPCEVGLVVDTGTNACYMEEARHVAVLDEDRGRVCVSVEWGSFSDDGVLGPVLTTFDHALDRESLNPGAQRFEKMIGGLYLGELVRLVLAHLAQRGVLFGGCTSPALLSHGSILLEHVAEMKDPLAGAARVHAILRDLGLSVGASDAELVQYVCAAVFTRAARLCAAALAAVLARLQHSREQQVLQIAVATGGRVFERHPSFLSILQETVMLLAPECDVSFIPSVDGGGQGVAMVTAVAARLAAHRRLLEETLAPFRLDHEQLAAVRAQMREAMVKGLRGEASSLRMLPTYVRATPDGTERGDFLALDLGGTNFRVLLVRVTAGGVKITSQVYSIPEYVAQGSGQQLFDHIVDCIVDFQQKQGLSGQSLPLGFTFSFPCRQLGLDQGILLNWTKGFNASDCEGQDVVCLLREAIGRRQAVELNVVAIVNDTVGTMMSCGYEDPRCEVGLIVGTGTNACYMEELQNVAAVPGDSGHMCINMEWGAFGDDGSLDLLRTCFDANVDQASINPGKQSFEKMISGMYLGEIVRHILLHLTSLGVLFRGQPTQRLQTRDIFKTKFLSEIESDSLALRQVRAILEDLGLSLTSDDALMVLEVCQAVSQRAAQLCGAGVAAVVEKIRENRGLEELTVSVGVDGTLYKLHPHFSSLVAATVRELAPRCVVTFLQSEDGSGKGAALVTAVACRLAQMAHV